The Apium graveolens cultivar Ventura chromosome 10, ASM990537v1, whole genome shotgun sequence nucleotide sequence TTGTGAGAGTTATTGTACCTGTTTTTCATAGAATTCAATGTCATCAAGAACTAACAACAAGTGCGAATAAGTAGCACAGAAGAGATGAAAAAGACAACGGGAACTTTTTGATAAGCCTTCTGGACCACATTTTAAAGTCTCTACATCCCAAAATTCTATAGAATCCTCATCAATCTGATCAGCAGTAGAACTGTCATTGTTTAGATTCATATTATCGAAATCTGAATTCAACTTGCCAGTCATTTTATGCAAGACATGTAACCATTTGTTTCCTCCATCTTTAGTTCCTTGCCTTTTCTTCCTTTCTAATATATTCCCACTATTGCTTCCGGATGGTTTAGTTACATTATTTCCTGCTTGAGGATTATTTCTAGGAAATATAGATTTTTCGAGTGCTTCCCATAGTTTAAGGAGAAACCCAGGAGTAAAAGATAAAATGTTGAGAAGAGGCAATGATCCCACGGGATGAAGTTTAGAAAATATCCTAAGCATACAAAAATAATAGGATGCAACATCAAGCAGCTCCCATTTTCCAGGGAACTCTGAAATGTCCCTTGGCGTGTCATGGATACTAGGAATGGAAAAATCCTTTTCAAAGGTTAACAGTTTCATAAGATGCCACTGctgacaagtaggtttaaaataGTCCATGTAGGACATCTTTAAAGACATGTTAGTGGAGCACACATCAATCAGCATCGTCTCAACCGATTCATCAGAACCAGAGGAATCCTGATCCACCTTTCTAAACCCTCCAATTTTCTCAAGGCAAGATAACAATTCCTCAGCAAGGATGATAACGACATGAATGTACAGTTCATAGTCTAGATCTTGGGTGAAGTTTCCATGACCATCAACTATATGGTGACTGCCTGTTGTAAGACATATTATGTTTCCAAGAGCCCAACCAACTTTTGGCATCATTCTAGATGAAGATGATATCATCAAGTGATCCACCTTGGAAATCTCCTTTAACATTCTCTCTTTTGAAATCTGCCATCACCTGCCACACTTTGATCAGCATCCTAGAGTTTTCATATAAACCATCAACTTTTAATGCATTATTTTATCAGAACGCAAATAAATAACACATAAACATATTACCTTTACATATAATTTTTTACATGTTATTATTTCAGCGGCTTCTGGATATGCAATTGTAAATTGAAACAACGTTTGTTGACAATAAACAAGGTAAAAATAGATAAATGATCAGCATCATGTTTTATACACTATTAAAAAAATGAGCTATGTCTAACATAGAGATAATGATATCTTTGTTTCTTTTATATGTGTGGTCTCAAAGATTTAAAACTGAATTATGATATTactttttatttataattatactaTAATGTTATTCAGTGTAATAAATTAGAGCACCTATCAGGGTTGGACTCCTCTATAAGTCATGTTTCCTCCAACATATTAAACTTACATTTAATTATAACAGATTATTGGAATTACAGGTCCTCTTTTATAAAGTTGCAAATTGCAACTTTCACTCTTCAGCATGTGATATATTTTCTGCGGTCATTTCATGCAAGCTTACTTATCTAATAAGGTTCGATTGATCATTATTTATTCTTAATTCTTGATTTTTGTCCTACATTATTTAAGTGCACAAATTCCTGGGTGACAAAAGTGTATGACAAAAGTTCAGCAACATCAAGATTCTTGTCAAAGCATACTTCATTCCTGAAGGACCTTACCAGTAATACTCTCAAGCAACGAAATAATACAGACTTATGTCTTAGCGAAGATAGTAGAATTGCTGGTAGACGTTGTGCAAACCATGGGATAGTCAGTAGAAAAATGAAAAACTGTTCAGCAGCGTGCTGCACTTCTAAGGAGCCATTCTTCTCAATATCCAATAAATGAAAGGGCCGTAGAGATATAGTGATTGCACTGGCTGTAATTAATAGTTTATCGTCGTTCAGGCCCGCACCGGTCACTTGTGGAAAAGGAGCATCCAATCTAATGATATAACTTCTGACACAAACATACAAATTACTTCTGTTACTTCCCATAAACTGAATTAAGTCTTTAACTGCATTGTTGGCATCCTGAAGACTGCTCTCAGAATTATATCTCCACCCTTTTACATCGGTCAACATAACAAGAAAACGCATTCCTAGAGATGTAAGAAGAACAAACTCATTAGCCCCTTGTCGAGTATAGTCACACTCGGCGAGTGTGAGTAAGCACAAGGAAATTAGCTTCTTTGCTTGATAAAGCCATTTCCTTCTTTCTTCTGGTGAACACGTGCTTAGAGTGCAGAAATTCTTCTGAGGATCTAGGATGAGGAAAACAATAGTATGAGTGAAAAACTTTAATAAACTTTGAGATAATTAGAAATTACGTTGAATAAATTCAGCATTGACAAGTATACAAAGGTTTAACAAAACATGAGCATCTGCGAGTTGTGAAATACCAAAATTAAAATGGCATCTCCAACATTGTACGTTCTAAATTACAGTCTTAAATAAAGGATACAAAACAATCAGTACTCAAGTAGTAAAATAAAATAACTAACCAGTTGAGTTTAAGCTCTCCAACAATATTCTAAAACACGTCTGCATAGAATCAACATCTCTAGCCTGAATTTTACGATATCTAGTCGACAAACACGTAGTGAAGAAAAGAAACGGTCTCAACAAAGTATTAGAAATCCACGAGGCTGTGATCGTGGATCTCGTGTGACAACTAATCAGCTTTTGCCAATCTCGTTGAAGCTGCAACGCCAACATCTTCGTCGAAATATAGCTCCTCCAAACTCTCTACACAATTTACGTAATCATTCGAAAATCACATAACCTAATCAACTAAATATCACAAAACTAATCAACTAAAATAGACACAAAACCTGTATAAAAAGAGCAGCAGATGTAGCTCTTCGAGTAAAATTACGAAGCTCCCTTTCTTGAGAAACTCTCTCAAGTAACGCATCCCTAGTGATCTCTTTAGCACTTGCACCACGCAATGAGACCTAATTAAACATAATTTTCACATcatcttaattgaaaattgcatAGTGCTTGAAATGATTTAGCAGAAATTAAACAAAATTAGCGAGATTACACAGATCCATAATTGAATATACATACATGAATAATTGAGTTTGTAAGTATCTGTAAGTAGAAATATACCTGGTGTTTTCTAGGTTCGGCCATGGAATTGACGATTATCGAGAGAGACGACGATGAGTATAACCGAGGTCACTGTTTTTTAAGCATCTTACTTTTCTTTTAGtaaaatatgaattaaaaaattctttggcacaatttaaaaaaaataataaatgaaaatacaGAAGAAGAACATCTAATTTATTTTAGTTTTAGAGGTTGAAGTTgattttatatttatgaaaatataaGATAAAATACATACTCAATTCCCCACATTTTCATGAATTTGAATAGATTGCAAACGATTCACTAGAACTAAATTTTCATTTGCAGTAAAAATAAAATTCATTGATGCATTGAAATTGTGTTCAGTAACAGTTGAAAGGAACAGGTGGTCTGTTTCTGTTATAATCACCAGCTACTAGCTTGCTGCTGTAGCCTGGGACTTGCCTGTGATTTTCATCTTGCATTGCAAGTATGTCATAACAAACAGAGTGGGAGTTTCAAAACATTAAGCCAAGGAGTTGTTATGGTTGGAGGTGCTCTGCATTGTCGATTGCGGTTTCTGTGTAGACTAGTAACACTGCATAATGTGGCACCGGAGATGTTACACCATATCCTGTAAAATGAGCTACAAACTCAGAGACGTTATCGTTCTTGTTGATAttcttttcttaattatttttcaaTATGTCAAGAAAGAACATGAGCACTTGCAAAGAAAGAACAGCTTTTCATCCTTTTTCAATCAATTCTTCACCACCTCTCCAACATCCGAAACCTTTGTAAATGGACTGATATTAGCTGAAGTATCGTATGAATGATGTCCAAGATTAATCTCCCAGCTGCAAACATCACAGACGGTTGCTCTATTTAGTTTCATTTTCTGTCTCGATAGTATCCATCTCAGCATCAGCAGCAATAGTTTCAATGCTCCATCTCAGCATCAGCAGCAATAGTTTCAATGCTCCTATGTCATCTATCAGACCATCACTACAACTTActccatgatcacttttgtggGACTTGAGCAGCAACAAACACTGAATCTGATTTACAAATTGTTTGCTGTTGAATGCTATAAATCTTAACATTTCTATCAAGCTGTTGAACCATGAGGTAATGGCTTTTGGGATATTGGTCAGTGGAGTCCTACAATTTTTGTTAATATACTGTATTCAAAAGAACTATTTAATGCATTAGATACCTTGCGATATCAAAACTGAGAATGACTTATTTATCCCACAAACCTTGCAGGATTGATAATAGACTTAACATTTTTTAATAGCCTACATAAACAGGCATCAGCAACAAAAACAAAAATTAAATTTGTAATTTATTTAACGTAAGTCCGCTTACCACATAAACATCTTTTCCAGTTCTGATCCTTCATCTTAAGTTCAAGAGCTTCATAATTTCTAAAACAAGTGAGATGCAAATATGCACACAGTATATTTGTTACCGCTGGCAAAACATGCTAAAGGATTGATGTCGGGAAAGATGCCAGAAAAAAGCACAAGAATCCACAAATGAAACAATTTAGCCCTGACAAACCAGTTGCCATCGGTCTACTATATATCAGTAGTCAGGACATATCTAATACACAAGATATTTGAGACGCACACTATTAAAACCAGTGCTGAATACAGAACTGAATCAAAGGTTGCAACTATTTGTTCCAAGTTTACAACTGTATTTTTCTTTTCAAGTCCGCGAcctaaaaaaatttaaaaaaaaaagagcAGCTTAAAACCAACTGAATCAAAGGCTGCAACCATTATATTAGTAAAGGGTGCCTACAAAACAGGTTCTAAACATGAAGAAACCTCGCTCTACATTTAAAACAACAGAGAACTCTACTGTGCCCCAAACAGTCTAATACTAACACCAGATCATTTTTTGGAGACACCCTTCTCTACTGTGCCCCAAACAGTCTAATACTAACACCAGATCAATTTTTGGAGACACCCTTTCAATAGGGGCATCTCTACTTATCTCTCCCAATAACTTTCAAAATGATATAGCAGAAATCAAACAAAATCAGCAGGACTATGATCTTTAAACCAAAATAAGAAACTTAGTTATAGCATTAGTATAAGACTATAAGTAAAGtagaacagattaacagaaatCATATagtattaatttatttattgtgTAATTGCAAATTATTGAAATGGTCAAGGAAACAAGAAAGGAAACATGGGACATCCGGCAGAATCAAATCAAAATGCACCTATGAATATACCTTCAACTACCTTGCAGCAGGAAAGACTTACAAAGCTGGAAGTGGCATACCAAATAAGAAAGAATAATATCACCTGCATGTCACAGTTTTTAATATTTTTCGGCTTTTAAATTCTAGGACTCCAAGTCTGAAATGTACTCATGCAATTAAATTAAAACACCACCACTGATGAAACCAGACGAAACTAAATTTGGAActaaatttctaaaaatttatgaCTGATAAATTTATCCAAGAAAGGAAGGAACTACCTGATACATCAATCGATTCTAAACGTCGCAACAAAATAAACCTCTGTTCTATTTCTAGTACTCAGAAACATTTACTCTATTAGAAAAAGAGTATACCACTAATGCTAGCTAACTATGTATTTAACTATTAGCATCTAAGTGAAACAGTGAGCTTCTTGGCAACATCGCTTTTGCAGTTACTAGTCCCGAAAGTCTTCTCTGACACATCAATCACACACAGTTCTTTTCCTAGGCATGCCTGCCAATTTAAAATACAAGCGTGCGTCACTAAAAAAAATTCAAGATATCTGTGCAAAAAAATTGAATTAAGCACACCTAAAAATACCTTTTTTATGGCAGCAAGAGTGTTGGGAGAATCACAGGTGCCCTTTTGATATGGCTGTGGAACGGTTCCACAGGTGCCATTAGCATTACCAAAGCTAGCAAAAGAAACTTCAGTAAAGATTTTTCCTGTAGCCGCAGCCGCATAGAAACCAGGAGGAACGTTTTGAAGCATTTTGTCTTCACATGATAACACTAGTGTGGTATCTTCTGGCGCATTTGCACAAACTTCCCCTGTTGGTACAGTTTGAATGCTCACATTTGAAGGGTCGCCTCCAAATTCATCAAATAAAACCAGCGTGTTTCCATTGTCCTTTAAAACAGATCGCGGTATGTGATACCTAGAAAAGATGTTGTAGTAGAAGTTGAATAATCTGATGATGTTTCAGAAATCCAATAAGCTGAAAGATTAGATTTATATATATTTACCATCTTTGTGTAGAAGTTCCACACTCTGATCGACACTTATTCTCTCTACTATTACCATAATCACCCCGGTAGTCACAAGAGTCACATCCTTGATTATTTGCAAAAGCACTGGGCCAAAATCGACCAATGTTAAACCCATTCACCCAAGCAAGTCCTTTCCCCATACCTATTAAATCTACTACAACAGGATCTGTTCCCATTGGAGAATCGAATGTAGTCTGCCACACAGTCAAATTATTATCAGTTATATAAAAAGAGAGATTTAACTATATATACTGTTTTAAAAAGTTAAATTTACCTTGAACCAAACGAAAGGCCTATCTGAAAGAACATCAGGATTCCATCTGCCTCTCCCGAGAGGCATATTTCTGAGAATGCCACTAAGACCAGACCTCAGCTCCCACTTAGTCAAGGCCAAGCTATGCATACTGTTTTGTGAAATCAATTTAACGGTACCACTAATTCCGTTCACATATCTGTCATagtgtgcatgataattctagCAGCAAAGCAAAACAAACAGATTTACATTACTATACATAGAGATATCCCAGTCAAAGGGGTACTTAAATAAGTTTTCTGGAGGCCTTACTGCATATCCAACATTGACGGTGAGAATGGATAGACGATAGGTCTTCCCACGTTCCACATTAAGAAGTTGCTCATATATGAATCCACTCTGAGAATATGAACCGGACCATCGGTCTGAAAAATTTCAAATCCTCATAAATATAACATATTTCATCATTTAAATCTCAAACATATGAAGAATTGTCAGATTATGTACCTATGTGCTTCCCATCAAGAAACACGTGAATTATAGGTCCACTAACATTAGCATGCAAGAGGATCTCCTCGCCCATTTTGGGATCATGGACTGTGAATTCGGTCATGTACCAGAGATAATCACTAGTATCATTTGATATCTTTTGGTCAGGAGCTTCACTAGATATAAAAATCTTGTTTTCTATCAAAGAAGGTCGATCAATTATTGGGTCCTTGTAGTGAATTGGATTCTCTTTTCTACTAGCCCACTGTAAATTAGTTCTACTTGGAACTCTTACTTTAACTGAGGTTTGTGCTCGAACCTGTACAAAAtgttattttaataaataaacaGAAATCTATAGCCAACAAATAATCAGAAAAAAAAATCATGTCATGAAGACAGAACCACAAATGAACTTAAATGTGCAATACATACCTTAGCAGTGTTATAAGTTTCAGTTTTGCAATCTTTAAGGATTGTCACACTCCAAGGTGGTATCGTAAAGTTTTTGCCTAGTAGTTCAATTGAAATGTCTTTATCTTCGTGTGAATTTCCGAGGAAACAGGCCTTTGTTCCATTCAATTCAAAAATGGTCGACTGAAAAAATGCAGAAACAATGCATTATATAATCAGAGACAGGCAGTAATTAATCTACCTTATACTAGAGATAGGCCAATGAAGAATAGAAATATACAGATTCCAAATTATTTTCGTCAAAAGTCTTTGTTGTTGCAGTTCCATAAAGCATGATTTTTTCTAATGATTTCAGTAGGAGATGAAGATCTTTGAGGTGACCCCATTTTGGTTGATTCAAACCACCTGCAATGCAAAacataaagatcatactttttAAGTAAAAGAAAAATATGCTTCATATTGTCATGGATGGTCTGCAAACATAAGACATAGTATTCATACCATATTCATCCAGAGGTGCATCATAGTGATATGATGTTGTGATCAAAGGTCCCCCAGCAGAGCGGCCAAAATTTGTACCTCCGTGATACTATGAAAACAAAGTGTTTGATAGGATATTGTTCATGGAAAAAAAGCATTTGATTATCCTACAGAGTAACTAAAAATAAACAAATTTATCAACAAACCATGTAGTAGTTCATCACTGAGCCATTGAGTTGGAAAAAGCGAGCAACAGAAAATGCAACATCTTCTGCAGGTCTGTGATGAACACTCTGACCCCAATTCTCAAACCTATATAGACATAGTCCATTCAAATCATAATCTGTTAGTATAATTGAGATAATAATACATAATTAAACAAAATAACATTATAGATAAGTAGTTAAATCAAACATGTTAGCTTATCTGTACTAACCAGCCAACCCAATTTTCAGTCCACATCTTAGGGCTGTATGAATTGTTTGGAGTGAAACTATCACAGTACGGACCATTGCATGCTACAAGCTATTCAATTAAGATACGAAACAGATTACAAGCTATATATTTAACATAGAATCATCGTACATCTACatcttgtgtgtgtgtgtgtgcagtGTGTACGTTTCATGTGTAAGCAGTCGAGATCAAATAATTTTACCATGGGAGGTGGAGCAACAGGATTATTCTGTTGGCACATCATCCAAGGGATACCGATATCAAGCGATACAGCAAATTGAGCACACCATTCAAGATACTTGAGTCCACCATCTCCAAAGCTCCCCATGACATCTCCATACTCATTCTCAATCTATTAATTTTCATGACAAAACCAGTATAGAAAATTCATATATAAAGCTCTACTAGAGAATAAACAAAACTGATATACTAATAATGATTTGACGAACCTGAGCAAGTATTATCGGGCCGCCTTGAGAAGCAAAGAGTTTTTCTTTCTTAACCATATCAACAATCAAAGTAGTAAAAGTCTTCATCTCATTCTACTCagtggaaaaagaaaaacaacaAAACAAACACGTCATGCTAGGTACTCTGAGtatcaaaaaataatttttatggAATTTTATATATTACCATAAAAGGTTGATTGTAGGTTCTAAACTCTATTCCAGGTATATGATGCAACCACACAGGAAATCCCCTACAAACACAATATATGAAATCCATTCAGTACATGTAATATTAATAACATGACAGTCGTAAATTTGAATATTATGATAGTACAGTTACCCATAAGTCCATTCTGCACAAACATATGGTCCAATTCTAAGAATGGCATTAAGACCATTGTCGCGGACAGTCTTGAGAAACTTTATAAAATTCAAATTTCCTGAAAAATCATACTGAAGTGTGGAAAAGAAGGTTAAGAAGAATCCAACTATAGAAAAACATTCGAATAATGTAATAGACTTGGACACAAGTGCATAAGCTGAAAAACATGATCTGTACCTGACGGTATTGTGGCTCGTGATGGTTCCAGAAAATGTATGTTTCGATGGTATCCAAGCCTCCATATTTTGCTCTTTGTATCAATCCCGGCCACATCTAACACAAAAGAAACATGTGAGTGAAGCTCTGCATTAAGAACACAATGATGTCTAATACAAATTTACAGTACAATGTATACCTCTGG carries:
- the LOC141690111 gene encoding E3 ubiquitin-protein ligase UPL7 isoform X2; amino-acid sequence: MAEPRKHQVSLRGASAKEITRDALLERVSQERELRNFTRRATSAALFIQRVWRSYISTKMLALQLQRDWQKLISCHTRSTITASWISNTLLRPFLFFTTCLSTRYRKIQARDVDSMQTCFRILLESLNSTDPQKNFCTLSTCSPEERRKWLYQAKKLISLCLLTLAECDYTRQGANEFVLLTSLGMRFLVMLTDVKGWRYNSESSLQDANNAVKDLIQFMGSNRSNLYVCVRSYIIRLDAPFPQVTGAGLNDDKLLITASAITISLRPFHLLDIEKNGSLEVQHAAEQFFIFLLTIPWFAQRLPAILLSSLRHKSVLFRCLRVLLISKERMLKEISKVDHLMISSSSRMMPKVGWALGNIICLTTGSHHIVDGHGNFTQDLDYELYIHVVIILAEELLSCLEKIGGFRKVDQDSSGSDESVETMLIDVCSTNMSLKMSYMDYFKPTCQQWHLMKLLTFEKDFSIPSIHDTPRDISEFPGKWELLDVASYYFCMLRIFSKLHPVGSLPLLNILSFTPGFLLKLWEALEKSIFPRNNPQAGNNVTKPSGSNSGNILERKKRQGTKDGGNKWLHVLHKMTGKLNSDFDNMNLNNDSSTADQIDEDSIEFWDVETLKCGPEGLSKSSRCLFHLFCATYSHLLLVLDDIEFYEKQVPFTLEQQRKISSMLNTLVYNALSHSISQLSKTFMDAAIRCLHLLYERDCRHQFCPPSLWLSPARKNRPPIAVAARTHGVLSTNIKADDSLAVPSTHSVITTTPHVFPFKERVQMFREFISMDKVSRRMAGQVVGPNSQAIEIVIRRGHIVEDGFQQLNSLGSRLKSSIHVSFVSECGLPEAGLDYGGLSKEFLTDIAKAAFSPDYGLFSQTSASDRLLIPNTAARFLENGVQMIEFLGRIVGKALYEEILLDYSFSLVFVQKLLGRYSFLDELSTLDPELYRNLMYVKHYDGDVKELFLDFTVTEEAFGKRQIIELKPGGKDVCVTNENKLQYIHAMADYKLNRQVLYLSNAFFRGLSDLISPSWLKLFNASEFNQLLSGGNYDIDVDDLQKNTRYTGGYTEGSRTVKLFWQVLAGFEPNERCLLLKFVTSCSRAPLLGFKHLQPTFTIHKVAGDMPLWAAIGGQDLERLPSASTCYNTLKLPSYKRSSTLRAKLLYAIKSNAGFELS
- the LOC141690111 gene encoding E3 ubiquitin-protein ligase UPL7 isoform X1 — translated: MAEPRKHQVSLRGASAKEITRDALLERVSQERELRNFTRRATSAALFIQRVWRSYISTKMLALQLQRDWQKLISCHTRSTITASWISNTLLRPFLFFTTCLSTRYRKIQARDVDSMQTCFRILLESLNSTDPQKNFCTLSTCSPEERRKWLYQAKKLISLCLLTLAECDYTRQGANEFVLLTSLGMRFLVMLTDVKGWRYNSESSLQDANNAVKDLIQFMGSNRSNLYVCVRSYIIRLDAPFPQVTGAGLNDDKLLITASAITISLRPFHLLDIEKNGSLEVQHAAEQFFIFLLTIPWFAQRLPAILLSSLRHKSVLFRCLRVLLISKERMLKEISKVDHLMISSSSRMMPKVGWALGNIICLTTGSHHIVDGHGNFTQDLDYELYIHVVIILAEELLSCLEKIGGFRKVDQDSSGSDESVETMLIDVCSTNMSLKMSYMDYFKPTCQQWHLMKLLTFEKDFSIPSIHDTPRDISEFPGKWELLDVASYYFCMLRIFSKLHPVGSLPLLNILSFTPGFLLKLWEALEKSIFPRNNPQAGNNVTKPSGSNSGNILERKKRQGTKDGGNKWLHVLHKMTGKLNSDFDNMNLNNDSSTADQIDEDSIEFWDVETLKCGPEGLSKSSRCLFHLFCATYSHLLLVLDDIEFYEKQVPFTLEQQRKISSMLNTLVYNALSHSISQLSKTFMDAAIRCLHLLYERDCRHQFCPPSLWLSPARKNRPPIAVAARTHGVLSTNIKADDSLAVPSTHSVITTTPHVFPFKESRVQMFREFISMDKVSRRMAGQVVGPNSQAIEIVIRRGHIVEDGFQQLNSLGSRLKSSIHVSFVSECGLPEAGLDYGGLSKEFLTDIAKAAFSPDYGLFSQTSASDRLLIPNTAARFLENGVQMIEFLGRIVGKALYEEILLDYSFSLVFVQKLLGRYSFLDELSTLDPELYRNLMYVKHYDGDVKELFLDFTVTEEAFGKRQIIELKPGGKDVCVTNENKLQYIHAMADYKLNRQVLYLSNAFFRGLSDLISPSWLKLFNASEFNQLLSGGNYDIDVDDLQKNTRYTGGYTEGSRTVKLFWQVLAGFEPNERCLLLKFVTSCSRAPLLGFKHLQPTFTIHKVAGDMPLWAAIGGQDLERLPSASTCYNTLKLPSYKRSSTLRAKLLYAIKSNAGFELS
- the LOC141692334 gene encoding beta-galactosidase 15-like: MWIKSVFLSLFLLSICIASTALNVTYDSTSLLFDGQRKLVISGAIHYPRSTPEMWPGLIQRAKYGGLDTIETYIFWNHHEPQYRQYDFSGNLNFIKFLKTVRDNGLNAILRIGPYVCAEWTYGGFPVWLHHIPGIEFRTYNQPFMNEMKTFTTLIVDMVKKEKLFASQGGPIILAQIENEYGDVMGSFGDGGLKYLEWCAQFAVSLDIGIPWMMCQQNNPVAPPPMLVACNGPYCDSFTPNNSYSPKMWTENWVGWFENWGQSVHHRPAEDVAFSVARFFQLNGSVMNYYMYHGGTNFGRSAGGPLITTSYHYDAPLDEYGGLNQPKWGHLKDLHLLLKSLEKIMLYGTATTKTFDENNLESSTIFELNGTKACFLGNSHEDKDISIELLGKNFTIPPWSVTILKDCKTETYNTAKVRAQTSVKVRVPSRTNLQWASRKENPIHYKDPIIDRPSLIENKIFISSEAPDQKISNDTSDYLWYMTEFTVHDPKMGEEILLHANVSGPIIHVFLDGKHIDRWSGSYSQSGFIYEQLLNVERGKTYRLSILTVNVGYANYHAHYDRYVNGISGTVKLISQNSMHSLALTKWELRSGLSGILRNMPLGRGRWNPDVLSDRPFVWFKTTFDSPMGTDPVVVDLIGMGKGLAWVNGFNIGRFWPSAFANNQGCDSCDYRGDYGNSRENKCRSECGTSTQRWYHIPRSVLKDNGNTLVLFDEFGGDPSNVSIQTVPTGEVCANAPEDTTLVLSCEDKMLQNVPPGFYAAAATGKIFTEVSFASFGNANGTCGTVPQPYQKGTCDSPNTLAAIKKACLGKELCVIDVSEKTFGTSNCKSDVAKKLTVSLRC